The segment aatatgctCGGTGTTACTTATCAATATACATAacgttaaaaaacaaatttacaaatcaactgatttattttattcattgtatactgtgctattttttaatttagtttttgttttcaaattaCAGAACTACTGATACATCATAATGGAAAACAATAGAAATTCTTGCGGAATAAATAACAGATGCAACAATTCCAAATCTTGTGACAGGCAGAGAATATGAATTTATGATTTCAAGTCAAGatgaatgatgataaaatggtTTCGTAAATCATTACGTGTTTTGACTCAATCAAAAATTGAAGAGACTAAATCCAAGGAAGGAAACAAAGTTGAAGGAAAGCTTCTGAATTacaaggtaaataataatataatttttatatttattttttgtcaattaaatgatgtatttattcatgtatttatatttctttatttatgtGGATTAGGAACACCAGAAAATATTAGAGTTTAAGTAATTGGAGAAGGATATTTGTTAaagaataaattcatcaacaaattatGTTCTTATATGGTTTCACGAAGCAACTGATAGTATTTatggagaaataaaaatgcagATACTTTTCACTTAGGTTTgtgtattgttttatttatttgattgaaaaaaattacttaataCATGATAATACTgtgctattttttaatttagtttttgttttcaaattaCAAACCTACTGATACATCAAGATGGGAAACAATGGAAATTCTtgcgaaaaaaataacaaatgcaacaattaatatttctaaacataaatttaattgattttcattatCTCATATCTCGGTAAATGTTGTTTCACATTTCacattttttacgaatttacTAACTCATTTGACTCAATCAATAAtcagaataattaataatttacgatTTACATATTAacgacaatttttttcttatataatttttttttttctttctaattaTAGTCTTTATATAACTGttgttttctttaaaaaaaaaaaacaatttattatcagtttaatttaaataattttatttttttatgttttagattttttgtgTCAATCATCTGAAAATAGTAATCAAAAGTCTAATCTCTCCTGACACATGTATTTGTTATTCCATAACAAATTATGAGTTCAGGTTAAAATTGACTGCGGTGAGAATGTCGTGCGATACGCACTGGCCATGTCCTATATGAACGCCCAAAATTCAAGTGTTTTAACAACGAAATCTTCATGTGGTGCAAGTGGTTCATTGCCATATGTACTGCATGTTTGTGTTCGTCCTTGGTAAAGATCACCATTCAGCCATAGACCAAATTTTCCACTggtaattttcaaatattatattttaaatattatactattataatatttaattttattatattttaaatattatattattttaaaattagataatataataataatttaattttacaatatgttgtaggaagaaaaaaaaaaggatactTACTCTCCAGCACCAATTGCCAAACTCTCATTATTTcctttgataaaataaagattatCACCAGTCCAATTAAATGCTTGGAATTTTGGTGTAAACCTGAACAACAGAGATTCACCGGTTCCATAAAATAAATCACTAACACGAAGTGAGCATGATGTAATGACACCAAAAACctgtaagtaaaataatacaatttaatataaacaatacgtaaaataataaaaaaataattaaattaattttaataaaaaatgtcttaCATTTCCCTCAGTGTCTTCAATGACTAGAAGAATTGGACTTTCAACTTTAGCTATTTTTCTGTATATGCTATTCAGACTGAAGCCATGTTGACTTGTACTAAATACAAGTGTCCATAAATATCCTTCAGCTCTTGCTGGTAAATGACGACATAGATTTTTTCTATGTTCATTACTTGGGATTTCAGTTGTACCAACAAGATCAGGTACAATAACATCAATATCCAATAATATTGCACTATTTGCATACAGTGCTCTTCTAAGTTCTTCACTCATTGACAATacctgaaaaattaatttataaatagttaatgtgtgtttattaaatgataagaATGAATAATTAGAATGAATTGATTGTATGATAATATAGGCAAGTAGACAACAAGTCAGGTAGTTCATATGTTCAATGAACTATTAGGCTCAATTACatcaaatacaaattaaaaataaactcacgtaaatttataataatattttcaaacaaaagaCTTATTAAAcagtttaaattttgtaatagaataatttattattaattattgtttattaaattaatagttgCTAACTTGAGTTGAGGTAATTGgactttaaaaattagttataataagaataataaatgtaGATAATCACGTGTTAGACTTGTTTGTCTCTTGACTTACGACTATTAGTGATCTTGAATCATTCAGAAATACTAATGGGACACTAGACACAGTCAACATACTATCTATTACTAAATATCTAAACACATCTATATAACATCAAGTGTTTGAgcgttgttattttttattaattgtaataatattatatttaaacagattatttattatttaaaatgtcttgtaatgtgtttattttaagtgttattatttttaaatttaattttaatatatttattgttataaacgaACACAGTTGTGCAATTTAGTAAACAGAGTACtgcaattataaatacattaaaaatggaTGAaagttaaatgtaaaaaattaaaaatttatatgtctACGTTAATGTATATACATTATAGTATGATCTTTAAGTCGATGCGATAAAGGAGTGATTGTATTGGATGTTTGCTACGATTAATAGGTTGAGAAAAATGTTAATGAATGagttttattgttaatcatctgtatttgatgatatttttttactttgatttatatttaattgttttcatTAGTCAATacgtttaatataaataaataaacgatttGTAACGACTTTATTTCGAGGAAAAAACATGTTCCTCATTGGCCATGGACTCAATGTCTTTGTCACATATCTCGTATAGATTTTACATgcttttatttcttctttttttatttgtaaacacGACCAATAACATGagtaaaatagaataaatcatgatatattttaatcattatgTGTTATTAAATACTTTAATGTTCCCTAGTCATCTTTTCAGAGTTCGTCAAATTGACCCAGATGAATGAAGAAAGCAAGCAAAGATAttcgttgttttttgaaaGTTACTTCCTTTATTTTCTGTTTGCTTgattattttccaaaaaaaaaatattgatttttattttcaaaattatcgaATACCTCTTcactcattctatgttcctaatACAAATCTAAGATTTttccacaaattttttgaaattcgatagaaaaaaaattttcgagtatcaggaacatagaatgagcgaagaggtatttgatatttttaaaaatacctccttgctcattctatgttcctaatacaaatcgaagatttttctacaaattttttgaaatttgatagaaaaaaaattttttgagtatcaggaacatagaatgagca is part of the Aphidius gifuensis isolate YNYX2018 linkage group LG1, ASM1490517v1, whole genome shotgun sequence genome and harbors:
- the LOC122857741 gene encoding TLD domain-containing protein 2-like; this translates as MNYLTCCLLAYIIIQSIHSNYSFLSFNKHTLTIYKLIFQVLSMSEELRRALYANSAILLDIDVIVPDLVGTTEIPSNEHRKNLCRHLPARAEGYLWTLVFSTSQHGFSLNSIYRKIAKVESPILLVIEDTEGNVFGVITSCSLRVSDLFYGTGESLLFRFTPKFQAFNWTGDNLYFIKGNNESLAIGAGDGKFGLWLNGDLYQGRTQTCSTYGNEPLAPHEDFVVKTLEFWAFI